tctgaggttatggatatttctcccagcaatcttgattccagcttgttcttcttccagccaagcatttctcatgctgtgctctgcatataagttaaataagcaggatgacaatatacagccttgatgtactccttttcctatttgggaccagtctgttgttccatgtccagttctaactgttgcttcctgacctgcatataggtttctcaagaggcagtcaggtggtctggtattcccatctctttcagaattttccacagtttcttgtgatccacacagtcaaaggctttggcatagtcaataaagcagaaatagatatttttctggagctctcttgcttttttgatgatccagcagatgttggcaatttgatctctggttcctctgccttttctaaaagcagcttgaacatctggaagttcatggttcacgtattgctgaagcctggcttggagaattttgagcattactttactaccatgtgagatgagtgcaattgtgcagtagtttgctcagatggtaaagcgcctgtctacaacgcgggagacccgagttcgatccctgggttgggaagatcccctggagaaggaaatggcaatccactccaggtctattgcctggaaaatcccatggacagagaagcccggtaggccacagcccatggggtcacaaagagtcggacacgactgagtgacttcactttcacttttgagcattcttgggcattgcctttcttagggacacTCAAAAGTACTCTCTTGTAATCAAATAGATTTCTGGCTGTAATAAAGTAGAGCAAAACTCCATGGGAGTAAATAAAGAATTGAATGACAACTGCGAGTCTGTGTTCTTTCTGTCTGTCCATGCTATTCACACATGGCACAGGGTGAGCCAGATGAGATTGGAAGCCCACGCCCCAGGCAGGCTTCAGTCCGGTCCCCATGGTTCCTTTTCAACTGAAGCAGCATCATTTCACACGCTCGGCCAAGGGTCTGACCCCCAAGCCGAGCTCAGGACGGGCTGGTCCCTCGGCCTTGCCTGCCACTCAGCAGATGGCCCAGCCAGGCTCCTGACCTTGGGGGAGTCACCTTCCCTGAGTCTTGCACGCTGAAGCAGAAGGGGCTCCTCAAGGGTCCCCCAACGATTCCACAAGTTTCTGATCAGCAGCTGAGCATCTCTAGCTCCCTATCCAGGGGCCTGTTTCTGGGCCTGTGGGCCTCTCCACGTGCTGGATGCCTCTCTACCTGCCGACGCACAGCCCAGTCCCCAGCCTTCCCTTATCAGCCCCTGGTCACTGTTCCAACATCGGGGAGTTTGAAccagaacagagaggaaaaacacTAAGCGTTTTCCCAACAACACGTTTCTTTCAACCACCCAGACACAGCAGGGCCAAAACGAGTGGCAATGCCATCTTATCATAAAGGTCAAATTCCTGCAGACTCTCGCTGAGTCCAGAGCAGCACTGCACGAGGGGTGTCCCGGCACCCCGACCCACACCAAGTTGGCAGAACACCCCAGGGTGGGGCCAATTCAGACTGAACCAGACGGGCACGTCCAGGGTGCAATGGTGACGGAACAGTGTCACCATGTGCTGGTCTCTTGGTCACCTTTTGAAAGCCCAGCTTGGACAGGCCTCCTGCCCAAAGGGGATCAGGTGCTGGGGGATGTCCACCAGGAAGATGTCCTTCCCACCTCTTCCAGGGATGGGCTGCAGCAGCCAGCGGGGGTTGGTGAGCACAGTCAGGTACTTCTGTCGCAGGTCAGGCAACAGGGCTTGATTCTCCAGCTCCTCCACCTCTTCGGGATCTAGGTTTTCTGGGCACAGCAAAGTATCCCCAATGTCCACGAGACCTGTGTGCAAAGACAGGACACAGAATGAGAACAAGGTCATTCAAAGTCTCGCCTGCTAGAGACTAAAACGTATCACGGCAGGGAACCAGTGAACTGAATCCTCTGGCTGAGCATTTCAGATGGGCTCACCTTGGCAAAGGGAATTTGGGGCAAGGGCAAGTGAGGGAAGGAGTGAAATGAAAGGGAGAGGTCTGGTGCTCCACAAACCCACCAGGCCACAGGCAGCTCTCAGTCTGCCCACTGCAGGCCACAGGGACACAGCAGGAGGACCCTGACAAGGAACCTGTGGATATCAGGTCCCGAAGCGATTCACCACCAGAGAGTTATTGCTGTGGGGCCtcacccctggggagtcaggggaCTTGCTCAGGCCTGGCTGCAGGCAGTGGCAGTGGGGAACCCAGGCTGGGTGCTTTCCTGCCTCTCATGGTCTCTGCTGGGGACACACAtgtggggacacacacacacacagacaagtgCCACACGCAGACCTGGACCCACCTCTGCCTCACAGCACAAATGGGCATTGAGGCCCAGACTGGTGGTCAGGGACCTTGGGCCATCGTCTCCCAGCCAAGGGACCCTTGCTGCTCCTCTGAAGAAACCTcagctcccccctcccctcttACCAACTGGTTCAACAGAAAACAATGTAGGGCAGCATTGGGGCCATGCAGACAGCGTGGGGCAGGGTGTCACTTGCCCGCAATCACTCCGCGGCCGAACTTGTCCCCATCCCGCAGCAAGGCCTGGATCTGGGTGGGGCTCATCCCCAGCCTCTGCTCCAGCAGCTCCCGCCAGGCTGCATCTTCCCAGTCCCGGTGAGCGATGTGGACTGCCAGGGTACAGTGCTGGTGGCCACGTAGCACGGGCCGCCACCGCGTCTCCAGGGTCTTGACACCGTTTAAGATGAAACCTGCATAAGGCTGTCTGAAGGACAGACAGCCGAACTTCATCTCCCAGGGCTCCTAGGGCCTCACGTGGCTGTGGAAACACAGAACCACCAAGGTCAGGAGCCTGACACAGTGGCCTGCAATCTCACAGCCCTGGGCTGGACCTCAGCCCCATGTGCCCGAGCATCCTCCAAGCCTGCTGACACAGAATCTGGGGGGTTAGAGAGGGCTGGCTCTTTCCATCCGTCTCCACATGGTCCACAGATAGGGGGGTGGTGACCCAGAGGACCCGTCTATCACATGGAGTTTGCGGGGAGGTcaggaaggagggcagggcagtggaAGAGAGGTACATGGTGAAAGGCACGTGGTGAGTTCCAAGACAGAGGGACTAGAAACCCTGGGAGCACCGAGGAGGGAGGGCAAGCCCCCTGGTTTCTCAGCCCAGTGGCTGGGGTCTAGTCTTCTCAAAGCACGGACAGGCACTGTCCTGGGCTTAGCTTCCCCTACCCCCAGCCACCACCCCACCCCTTAGCTCCCGGCCCCATCCCTGCCCATGCTCTGGAGATCTCCATCTTAGCCCAGGGCTGCTGAGGGCAGATCCATGCTAACCAATCTGGCCTCGGCCCTAGGGCGCCCTGGACCTCAGAAAGCCCTGCCAGGTATCTTCCCCACACCTTTGGCAGCCACATTCCTCCCAGTCCTTCCCACATCACTGCCTCCACTGTCATCAGATGCCCCAGCCCTTGCCCAGAGCCTAGAGAAAGAACGGAGAGCAGAAA
This DNA window, taken from Bubalus kerabau isolate K-KA32 ecotype Philippines breed swamp buffalo chromosome X, PCC_UOA_SB_1v2, whole genome shotgun sequence, encodes the following:
- the LOC129639174 gene encoding protein EOLA1-like, producing the protein MKFGCLSFRQPYAGFILNGVKTLETRWRPVLRGHQHCTLAVHIAHRDWEDAAWRELLEQRLGMSPTQIQALLRDGDKFGRGVIAGLVDIGDTLLCPENLDPEEVEELENQALLPDLRQKYLTVLTNPRWLLQPIPGRGGKDIFLVDIPQHLIPFGQEACPSWAFKR